In Blastocatellia bacterium, the following are encoded in one genomic region:
- a CDS encoding methionine synthase, which produces MSREKLRRLGIDLPLLPTTSVGSFPKPDYVQHARARFAKGQLSRQELEALEKKATEFWMTTQQEIGVDVAVDGEQYRGDMVTYFAEQMDGFEIGGLVRSYGNRYYHKPIIVSEVRWRGPITVGWWRFAQSLSSIPVKGMLTGPYTVMDWSFNEYYPDRKTTCMALARELRKEVEALIEAGAKIIQIDEPALSVRPEELPIAVEAMQIVTEGLPAYFISHACYGAFEKIYPDMLKLPIDNFDLEMSNSNLDLLDLFKRIPFTKDLSFGVVDVHSHVIEDVETVCARVRQGLEVVPKEALWIDPDCGLKTRTVDEAIAKLRRCVEAA; this is translated from the coding sequence ATGTCACGAGAAAAACTGAGACGCCTGGGAATTGATCTTCCCCTGTTGCCGACAACATCGGTTGGAAGTTTCCCCAAGCCCGACTACGTGCAACACGCGCGCGCTCGCTTCGCTAAAGGGCAGCTCTCACGCCAGGAGCTGGAAGCGCTGGAGAAGAAAGCCACTGAGTTCTGGATGACGACCCAGCAGGAGATCGGTGTGGACGTTGCTGTTGATGGCGAACAGTACCGCGGCGATATGGTCACCTATTTCGCCGAACAGATGGACGGATTTGAGATCGGGGGTCTCGTTCGCTCCTACGGGAATCGCTACTATCACAAACCGATCATCGTCTCCGAGGTGAGGTGGAGGGGCCCCATTACCGTCGGCTGGTGGCGGTTCGCTCAGAGCCTCAGCTCGATTCCCGTCAAAGGAATGCTCACCGGTCCCTACACGGTCATGGATTGGTCGTTCAACGAATACTACCCGGACCGGAAGACGACCTGCATGGCTTTGGCCCGCGAACTGCGTAAGGAAGTGGAAGCACTGATCGAAGCCGGTGCCAAAATCATTCAAATTGACGAACCCGCTCTATCCGTTCGACCCGAAGAACTCCCCATCGCCGTCGAAGCCATGCAGATTGTGACCGAGGGACTGCCGGCCTACTTCATCAGCCACGCCTGCTACGGTGCATTTGAAAAGATTTATCCCGATATGCTCAAGCTTCCCATCGACAACTTCGACCTCGAGATGTCCAACAGCAATCTCGACCTTCTCGATCTTTTCAAACGGATCCCCTTCACCAAGGATTTGAGCTTCGGGGTCGTGGATGTCCACTCGCATGTGATCGAGGACGTGGAGACGGTTTGTGCGCGGGTAAGACAAGGGCTGGAGGTCGTGCCGAAGGAAGCTCTGTGGATTGATCCTGACTGTGGACTGAAGACCCGCACGGTGGATGAAGCCATTGCCAAACTCAGGCGCTGTGTCGAAGCGGCC